A section of the Gasterosteus aculeatus chromosome 10, fGasAcu3.hap1.1, whole genome shotgun sequence genome encodes:
- the LOC144383001 gene encoding sterile alpha motif domain-containing protein 3-like produces MRRAGCQEVTVNAGKKSRSNPENESSHSNIKRPKRAEVNFLPNFPQGKDPSILEQLRQTIVEEVTKTEKSLPLIRKMMETTFPLRRQTIVMSCPPVNELMNLWPALKIENELFAEFQRITNQNLSNTFYAELDRHLPRLMTLFRQKASKTGKTADALVEILKIHDEQEIHDIHTKRTTVLHALPVYLCEDASGFFRTCTDKSDEPELDGVAVGLLTVISDHDTSPVHYNPVRISVIIESDAMVSLPRLGDAFLVIFGLIYALHLSYPKALTNTFEFTEKILLGLESGKLSPKLQTLKNDLMQKLI; encoded by the exons ATGAGACGGGCTGGATGTCAGGAGGTCACTGttaatgctggaaaaaaaagtagaagTAATCCTGAAAATGAATCTTCACATTCCAACATTAAAAGACCCAAGCGAGCCGAAGTCAACTTCCTACCCAACTTTCCCCAAGGAAAGGATCCTTCAATCCTTGAGCAGTTGAGGCAGACAATTGTTGAAGAAGTCACGAAGACTGAGAAGAGCCTGCCCCTGATTAGAAAGATGATGGAGACCACATTTCCCCTACGCCGACAGACTATAGTGATGTCCTGCCCACCAGTGAACGAGCTCATGAACCTCTGGCCTGCTCTCAAAATAGAGAATGAG TTGTTTGCAGAGTTCCAGCGGATTACGAATCAGAACCTCTCCAACACATTCTATGCTGAGCTTGACCGCCATCTTCCTCGACTGATGACCTTATTCAGACAGAAGGCATCAAAAACTGGGAAGACAGCAGATGCTCTAGTTGAAATTTTAAAAATCCACGATGAACAG GAAATCCATGACATCCACACCAAGCGCACTACTGTTCTCCACGCCCTTCCTGTGTATCTGTGCGAGGATGCTTCTGGATTTTTCAGAACCTGCACA gacAAGTCTGATGAGCCAGAGCTTGACGGTGTTGCAGTGGGCCTCCTTACTGTCATCAGTGACCATGACACAAGTCCAGTTCACTACAACCCTGTGAGAATCTCTGTCATCATTGAAAGTGATGCCATGGTCAGCCTCCCCCGACTTGGCGATGCCTTCCTGGTAATCTTTGGACTGATCTATGCACTACACCTCAGCTACCCCAAAGCACTGACCAACACTTTTGAATTCACTGAAAAGATTCTACTTGGTCTAGAAAGTGGTAAACTGTCACCCAAGTTGCAGACCCTCAAGAATGACTTGATGCAGAAACTCATCTGA